Genomic DNA from Gimesia aquarii:
ATCAGCAATATCACGAACACGAGTACTGCTATTGCGATAAAAAACGCCTCTACTTTGAAGTGGAGTATCATCAAGATTCACTGTGGCATTGGAAGGCCCCCAGTTGGCGGCGTAGCTGGCTGCCGCGTATTGTTCAATCGGAGTGACTGAATCATCCCGGACCACATAAGCACCGGCGGAATAAGGATCAGAAGGACAAAGAAAGATGGGAAGATGCTGTTCCCGAGGCACGAGGTTCACCGCATCCCATACAGGAACATGGGAATCAAATTGTTGATACAGACTTGCCTGTTCGAGTTGTGGAAGAATCATCGATCCCCAGGCAAGACCTGCATGATTGGCTATTGCCGCTGCTGATCCGGCGGGACCAGGTTTGTGAATATACCCTGGAGGAAAAACGCGGTGAGTCGACTCATAGTTATGGAACGCCAACCCAATTTGTCTCATATTATTTTTACAAGCCGCACGCCGGGCTGCTTCGCGCGCCTGTTGAACGGCAGGTAATAATAACGCGATTAATACTGAGATCACAGCAATGACTACCAACAATTCAATGATGGTAAAACCTTTGCGTTTCATTTTTTGTTTTTTAAAAGGCATTTGAATTCCTTTGTCTCTTAAAAAAAGACTGATGTATATTCTATTAAGGATTATTTTTAAATTCTGATCGACATTGACGATAGACTTTATCGACATAGACAAGTAATGACTTCGCTTCCTGAAATTTTCCAGACGCGACATGGTTTTCCAGAGTGTCAAGGCTATAGAGTACCTCGTCGACACACTCGCGCCGTTTGGCTGAAACCGATCCGGTGCGAATCAGCACACTGGTTGATAGCTTCCCGGCATGTGTTCTCCACTGATTTAAACGTCGCTTTGTTTCGGTGACATCCTCCTGCTTTACCGAATCATAGACATAAGTGCGAATCGTATTCATGTCATCAAAAAGACTGTCAGATGAGGGGTAAAACAGGTACAATCCCACAATGGCGAGACTGATCACACAACATGCACCAGCGACAACAAGCTGAGCAGGTGTGAGGGCGGGATCCCACTTAGGATTTGTTAACTCATTTGATTCTTCAGATTCGTCTTGCTGATCTTCCAGTAAATGTTCGACACTAAGTCGCTTCCCGGATATTTTTAAAATAAGGCCTGCGAAGATAATAATCAGTAATAGCCCCAACCCGTAGGCTTCATCAGTGCGAATGGTTTTAGAGACTTTTTTGATGACCCATACCAGGTTTGCCTGAGCTGATTCGACATTCGCCAACCGAGTAAACGGATCAAAGGCATGAGTATGATCGGTGGTAGTCGCATTCCCGTGTATGAGCGTGCGATCGGCGGTTATACCAATGACAAGTGTAGAACCGATGAGAAGTGATACGAACAACATTAACGGTTTCAGCCCATAGTCGCGTCGAAGCCAGTTCGCTACTCCTACGTTCGCACCCGCCCCAAGAAGGATCAGAGCAAAAGCAGCACCCAGCGAATAACCATCCTGGACGATATGACCAAAGTGCATCATCACTTCTGTCGGAGTGACATAAACCGGAATAGCAACCAGTCCCATGATGATTGGCGCCAACGCATTGTCGCGTGTCAGACCCGTTTGTAAAATTCCATGCGGCAGGAAGGCTCCAAGGAAACCAACAGCCAGAAGCGCCAGTCCATAGTCAATAAAAACTGGTCCTACGAGTCCTCTTGCTGCCGTATCGCCCACCACCAGCAAACGGTTTACGCTATCACGTGGCGCTCTTTCGATCTGTTCCGGCTCTACATCCTGATTATCTGCTATCACGCGATTCCAAATGAGTCCGATGCCGACAGAAACGACAAATGTACCAACTCCAAAATAGACCAACATAATGGGGGTAATATGACTGAGTCCGTATATAATCGATACAGGATTGAGAACTGGGGCAACAAGAACAAAACTGAGTACTGTTCCGCTGGGAACCCCTGCTCGACGTAACTCTCGAGCGACGGGTAATGCGCCCAATGAGCAAATCGGTAACAAGATTCCAAGTGCCCACGCACGAAAGGGCCCCGTCCAATGACCTACCCCGAGGATCTTACGGGTGCGATCGGCCCCCACCATTCCACGAAGGATTCCTGCCGCGAATACCCCTGCCACCAGAAACGGTGCTGCGGCAACCATCGCTTCAGCAACACGTAGTGCACCACTCCAAAATGTCGTGTTGAAATCGGTGAGAAATCCCGTGTAACCGGGACCGTCGGCAATTAAAAACCAGTGTTTCACTTTGCCTTCTCCGGCTGAGGTGAATCCGGCTCTGAATCAGTCTGTTGCGTTTCCTTGCTCTCATTATTCTGATCAACAGTGAAACTAAAATTGAGACGCTCTCCGCCTAAAGTAATCTTGGGAATCACAATCAGCAACTTCTGGCTCTCACTGAATTTATCCGGGATGGTCGCAACAAACGTTGAAGACGGACTTTGATCGTCTTTGGAAGCAAATACAAGTTCACTCGCTCGAATCGGCTCTCCGTTGACCTCATTAATCAACGATAAAATTTCCTTCTCTTCCACCGGATAACTTTTTGACTTACCGTCGGCAGTTTCCGTTAACAGGTGAAAGGTGATGACTCCATCCACCACGGGCATGACTTCTGCGTGGTAATGCGCTTCTCCTCCCTTGTGATGTGAGTGCCCTATCGAAGTAATTTTCCCACCAAACAGCGGCTCACCATGTCTGTGACTATGGGAGTGAGGATGAGCATGAGATCCTTCGAACCCGTCCTGATGTTCGTGCTCATGTTCACTGCCTTCCCCATGCGCGTGTTTGTGCGTGTGATCGAAGTCCTCATGCATATCAGTGGTGACCGCGGGAGCTCCAGAATCTTCACATCCAACTGCGAGAACAACGATAGCAAAAAATAAAAATGGTAGTGATAAATAAGAATTAGGACCGTTCATTCTGCAAGTCTTTCATCTTGAGGTGCCAATTGTCACCGCAGGAAAATCAGTATTGTATGTTACTGAGCCGGGACTTCATATTTCGGAACACTGGTTGATTCCATGATTCCCTCGATGACCGGTATGGAATCTTCGTGATCAACGCCCAGCCTGACATCCAAAACAGGAACTGCGGTCTCAATAAAATCGTCTGGAATCACATATTGTCTCTGGTTAAGAAACGCACGCGCCTGAGCAATTCTCTGCCACATTAATAAACCCCGAGGACTCAAGCCCAGAGAGATTTCCGGATGATTTCTGGTAGCCTGTCCAAGTTTGATCAAATATTTTTGGACGGAACTAATCACGGGAAGTGAAGCCACCTGTTTCTGAATGCGAAATAACTGTGATTCTTCAAATAAAGGTTCGCAATCGCTATCAGATTCTGACTTGTCATCTATAGCATTCTCGAGCATCTTCAATTCATCCGTTTCGCCCGGATAGCCAATACTCAGTTTCATTGAGAAACGGTCAAGTTGAGCTTCAGGTAACGGATAGGTGCCATGTTGATCGATCGGGTTCTGGGTTGCGATGACAAAATAATTCTGTGCGAGTTCATAGCGCACTGCATCCACAGTCACTTGTCTTTCAGCCATCGCCTCCAGCAAGGCGCTTTGTGTCCTTGGTGTGGCCCGATTGATTTCATCAGCGAGCATCACGTCAGAGAAAACGGGACCGGTGCGAAACTCAAATTCATGTGTCTTCTGATTAAAGATATTGAACCCGGTAATGTCGCTCGGCAATAAATCGGGAGTACACTGAACTCGCGCAAATTTACCTCCAATGGAACTGGCCAACGCTTTAGCTAACATGGTTTTGCCAAGACCGGGGCGATCTTCAATTAATAAGTGACCTCGAGCCAACAGACATACAATCACGTGATCAACGACTTCCGCTTTCCCTTTTAGCGCGTGGTTGAGAGTTTCACGAAGCCGGTTAATACAACCAAACTCCTGATCCAAATTAGTTTGTGAATCTGTACTCATCATCGCTGACATTGCAACACTCGATCAAATTTAAAAAAATCAATAATAAAATGAAATATTCAACATTCCTGCTGTAAAGTCTCTTTCCCGCATTCACATTCAAGTTTTCTTCCAACGTGCTTCCTGGATGACCTGAAAACAACAATGTTTTATGTGATTGAGCTCTTCTTCAGAAATATTTTTTGAAGCATCCGGACAATAGGTTGCCCAGTTTGCATACGAAGAGAGTTCGTTTAATGACTGTGAACTCGCTGTAATATGTTCTGACGTTTGTTGAAACCATCGATTGATCGTAGTTGACTCCGGTCGTCGATAACCGGTCCACCGCATCCGTAATTCAATGAGCCATAGTGTACGGAGAACTAATTTTCTGATATCGCGGGGTTCAAAAACATAGAACCACCTTGTCAGCAGAATATCAGTGAAAACGAAACGAAAATGATACAAAATCGATCCGGAGGCAATCAGAGCCAGGCAGAGATAGAGATGTTTCCAGAACCAGAGCAGCCCCCCGACGAACGCATCATAAAATTTCTCATATATAGTAGGAGAGGGTCCTAAAATCTCATACCCCTGAGTCGGTTCAACCGTAAACCAGGACGAGGCCCCTAGCCCCACTCTCACTTCTACCCAGAAATGCACGTCATCGGAATGAACCGGGGTATGGTCTGAAGCGAGATCATAATCATCTGGGCTGGCATAAAAACCACTCACGACTCTGGTGGAATATCCAAGAGATCTGAGCATCAATGCCGTGGAGGTAGACATCATATAATCGGGCCCTGCTTTTTCTTCAAACAGGAACTCTTCGAGTGGCAGCTTGGACTCGTCATTAAAGGTTATCGTGCGATCATGCTGAAAATGTTCGCGATGATATTGCTCGATTTTCCTGATTTTATCCCAATCATCTTCAACGCCTGCAACAATATTTTCGGCGAGTTTTTTTACCTTCTTGATGACGGGTATTTCCGGTAGAGCCAGATGCTGTTTGTGATGGTTCACATTCCCATGTTTTACATCGCGGTACTCAACCAGATCAGCATCGGGGAAATGACTGATGATGCGGATGGGAACCAGCCGCGGCATCTCTTTTCGATCGAGCTTGACGATACTGTCTTGATGCCAGCCAAACATGTCGGGCTGATCGAGATAGTCAATATGAATTTCTTTCAAATGAAGCGGCGCAGGCAGCTGATTGGACCTCAAATGATTATTTGTAATCACATGCAATTCGTTCGGACATTCCTGAAAAAGCGAACTGATATTCGTACTCACAATGATCCAGGGTTTCTCAAAGCGTTCTTTCAACTCGAAACCTCCTTTTAGGTTTCTCGTTAGTGGCTCGCTGTGCCATTTCACTCCGTCGAAAATATCGTAAGTTTCCATGCGAAGATGCAGGGGAGTCCTGCCGGATACGTGTAACAACGCGTCTGATTTAAGCCCCTCGTTCGATTTTGTTTCTTCAGGTTTCTGCTCCCTGGCTGTAGAAAAATGACGATTAATATTTTCCGATTCCGGAAGCTCTCTCTCTTCTATGTTCTGGTCCTGCATTCTCAGACTAATCGCTCGGTCGACATTTTTCGCCATTTCTCCGTCATCTTTGTACTGGTCAAACATGATGTCATACAGGCTGGGTTCGTCTGATGAGATGAAGGGAGCATTTTCCACCGGCGCAAAACTACGGATGTCATACTTACCGGCCACGAGCAAGTCGCCATCACCTAACCCGTCTCTCGCGTATTGATCTTTATAACCTTCACCACCGGAACTGGGCATGATCCCCTTAAACGCATGGACAATCGGATTATTTCCCGACATAAACAGAATCAGAAGTAAAACCAAGGCGAGACAGGACAAGACTCCATGTTTTCTCCATTGATGTTTTTCCAGTGTCGGAATCAGGTAAGCTCTGATGCTGTTCCAATAAGAATAAAAGAGCCAGAAAAAGCCAACAATCAATTCCAGACCAATCAGAACGATGATATCGCGGCTCGAATTCGTTGTCGCTGAAAAGATAATCAAAAACAGAGATCCCCAGATGGCAATCTTCTGATATCTTTTCCAGCAACCGGCGGCTGCCATCACCAATAAGGTATTTTTCACACTGAACATCATGATGAGTTCAAATGGTCTGCCTTCTCCCCAAACAGCACGCTTAACCGGTTCCCATAAGAGACTGAGCAACATGACCGCCAACAGGAGCGGAGAAATATACGCATCGTTTTTCATTTCTCTTGCCAGACGGACAAAATAGCGCATTCCCAACACAACTACTGAAAGTTCAATCCCAAAATTGACCGCGATCCAAATTCGAGAATAACGTCCTTCCGCATCGGAGATTGAAAGCGCCAGCGCCGCGATCAGAACCATCACAATGGTCGTGATGTGTAGAACGGGACTGGATAAAGCTGTATTCTCGTTATGTCGCATAACAGGCTTTCTTCCATCGATCGACAAACTCTTTATTCCGGCTTTCTTCCGGATCGTTCAGCTTTAACCACGGTTCGCACTGGCAGGAAGAAGCGGCTTCCATTTCTTGCTCAAAATTATCATGAACGACAATGATTCTCTGATTGTGCTGGGCGTGACGAAAACTGAGGTGCTTTTCATACCCACGACTCGTGGTCACGACAATTTGAGAAAGCGATGAAACTTTGTGATGCAATGCGGAGTCTTGAACGCCTTCCACAGGAACATGTGCCAAGGCGTCAAACAGCTTCCTGAGTTCATAAGAATCATTCTCACAACGAAATAATTTGTCGCCAACAAGACATTCCACCCAGGCATGTTGTTGATGCAGAGACTCACAAATACTGGCGGTAATTCTGAGAACGGCTTCCAAAGCAGCTCGATGCTCCGCTTTCGTTCCATAACTGGAAGGATTGAGATCGGGAATCACTCTTAATGCACAGACGGATGCGGCCTGTCGCTCGGTCACAATCATCTGCCCCTGCCTTGCCGTCTGAGCCCAGTGAACGCGCCGCAGGGAATCCCCAATTCGAAACTCCCTCGTGCCTGTCACATCTCCAAAATCGCCGACGCGATTGGAAGCAAACCTGTCTTCGCTTGAGTTAACCTCTCTGATTTCTGGCATAGATGTCAGAGTCTGCACTTCGGGCCAGACAATCAATTTTGACTCCACGGAGAGTTCCCTTTTTTTTCGGTAGAGACCAAAGGGAAAAGCGGTTTCCAGAAAAGCGGTTTGTGTAGAATAAACCCCGCGTTTCCGGGGAGTAAAAGACCACTTGAACTCACTCACTTTCCAACCGGGGATGTATTCTATGGCAACTTCACATAAGTGACCAGATTGCTCAGAGAAACGATGCCTGAGATAAACCCCCCAGGCAGGCCAGGGCCAGCGGTTTTTAACAATCAGTCGGGCGCCTACAGATTCACCGCATCGGACCCTGCGTTTATTGAATGCCACCTCGGCAACGATTCCGGACATACTGATCCAGGGCCAAACCACACCGGTTAAGACGACAAGCAAGATTGCTCCCGCTATGTAAAGAATTGCGGTATTCACGAGGATCCCGCAAATCAACGCTGTCAGAACACTGATCGCCAGGCACCAAAACGGGTTTTTCATCCAATAAACCCATTTATTGAACTGAGGGCAAAAATCGTAATTCAGTGCTGAGACCAACGATTGACTTCGTAATTTCAATGAACCGACACTTTCTTCAATCTGACTTTGATGACATAGTTTACCAGAAGGGACTTCAGGGACGTTTACCCCCTAAGTTTGGGAGAAAAATGAGCGTAAGGCATATAAGAATTATTATTTACAGCCCAAGAAACCAATTCAATATGCAATTACAATTAATATGCAATATTAATACAATTTTATTTATAGTGTTTGGTTGTATCGGAGAATTATGGTTTTTTGCTTACTATCAAAGAAGTTAGTCAATTCAAAGAGGTAGGGAAAACACAACGTTTTTTACGGACTGAAGTGCCTTTTGGTTGGGTTTGACGGTGCTTGATGAGGGATGAGCAATGATGGCGATCTAGAGAAGACAACTGGAGACAATAATATCCTTCATTATTAACACGCAAGCCCATCATACAAATCTTCCATGGTTTAGGATTCCCAGTCATATGGATATAATATACTTCAACGGGAGTATTTTGATGTTGAGTCTGGACTTTAGAAATATGAGCGTTAGGATGTTTTAAGATTTTGGCATTTAATATCGAAAGTCTGGATATGAGTCGAAAAATTGTGTCCCTCATCTTGATGCCATGTGTACTGCTGATTCAGTCAGTTACTTTTGGCCATTCTCACGGAGGCAACCAGCCTGCGGGACACAGCTTACGTCCACATATTCACGTAAGTCATCCCTCTGAAGATGGAATTCATCACCATTGCCCTAATGACCACAATCATAGTGATGGACATCATTCGGATCATGAAAAGCAAAATTCGACGCAATTTGATTCGCCTTTTGATCACGATTCATCTGCTGTCTATCTCAGCAATACGGATATGACTGTGGGGTCACGTTCCACTTTCGAGTCAGGAATGGTAGACCTCTTACAATGGTTTCCTCTCGGGTGGGCTTCAGCCTGTGTCTTTTTGCAGAACACTGCAATGAGACAGTATGATTTTCAATGCGCGCCCCCTGATTCAGAATCACCGCTCTTTATCCGCCACCACGCTTATTTAATATAAGCATCTCATTACGCAGGTAGTACCAGTTATCAGCTTGGTATGCGCTGCGCTCTGCTTTTGGCGTCGACCCCTTGCGCGATAAGTTCCATCGTTTCAATCTATCGTTTGTGGTCGGACAATTTCTCTTTTAATGCTTTTGTTCTTCGCAAGATGCGAGGGAGGTTTTGATGTGTCCGTTTTTTAATTCGGTTCTGCTTGGGACAGGGCTGATCCTTGAAGTCCTGTGGTCCTCAGCGCCTGTCCCTCCTTTACCTGTAAAGGAACAATCATGAAGAAACTTCTTCAAGCGGTGAAACCCATCCTGACAATTGCTTTCGTAGTGGTACTGATAGCTACCGGGTATTTCACGCGTGACCATTGGTTGCCTCTATTACAACAGAACAGGACAGCCAGATCGGATAATGTTTCCGCCACAAAAACAAAGCCAGGTGACACGAAAAGCTCAGCTTCCGAACAGATCATTCTATCAGATCAGGCCATTGCCAATTTGGGTTTGAAAGTGAGATCAATACAACCAGAGACCTATTGGAAAACGCTACAGGTTCCGGGAATGGTCATCGATCGCCCAGGCCACAGTGACCGTGGTATTATTTCTCCCGTCGATGGTGTGGTTGAGAAAATGAATTATTTTCCAGGTGACACTGTTCGCCCGGGAGATGTGCTCTACACGATTCGTATTCTTAGCGAGTCTTTGCAGCAGACCCAAACAAAACTGTTTAAAGATATGCAGGAAACCAAACTCGTAGAGTCAAAGAAGAAGCGTTTAGAGTCTGCAAAAGGGGCAATCCCCGGTTCCCGGATTATTGAAGTCGCCAATGAAATCACGCGACTTAAAGTTGCTATCAAGGGATATCAACAGGAGTTGCTCAATCGGGAGTTTACACAGAAACAATTGAAAGAAATCGCTGCCGGTAATTTTGTTAAAGAGCTGAATATTCGCGTTCCCTCTCAAACTAATGAGTCCAGACCAATGGGAACTTCAGCAGTAATGCAGGCGACAGGTAAGGATGTAAAACCAGAATCCTCGCCCATCTTCGAAGTTCAGGAAAGTAAAGTTGACTTGGGCCAGCAGGTCAAAACGGGACAGATGCTGTGTCTACTCGCAAATCACCAGTTACTTTCAATAGAAGGTCGTGCCTTTCGAGATGAAATACCGCTTCTTGAACGAAGTATAAAAGCAGGCTGGCCTACCAAAGTAGACTTTCAGGAAAATGTGTCGGCAGATTGGCCTCCCATTAATCAAGATTTTCTGATTCAGCATCTGGCAAATGTCATTGATCCGATTAAACGTACTTTTGCTTTTCGCATGCCGTTGGAGAATCAGTTTCGAGTTGTAAAACAAAATGGAAGGCCCCAGGTACTTTGGCGGTTTCGACCTGGCCAAAAAGTCCGCATCTTGATTCGAACCGAAAAGCTTGAAAACGTATTCGTACTTCCTACGGATGCGGTTGCTCGTGACAATGCTGAAGCATTTGTATTTCTCCAGAATGTCAACACGTTTCAACGCAAGGCAGTTCGAGTCCTGGAACGAGATCGACGCTATACCGTCGTTGCCAATGATGGATCGCTTATCCCCGGTTCTTTTGTTGTACAGAGTTCTGCCGAACAGTTGAATCGAATGCTGAAATCGTCATCGGGAAATGACTTACCAGAAGGCTACCACATTCATGCGGATGGCAGCCTCCATAAGAACGAAGACGAAGGGAAATAGGGGAATATCGTGCTTAACTCTATCATCCGACTCTCACTGACTCATCGAACGCTGGTCCTTGCAGCCTGTCTTGTTGTCCTGGCATACGGGGGTTATTTAACGACAACATTACCGATCGATGTATTCCCTGATCTCGATCGTCCGCGCGTTGTTATTCTGACAGAGTGTCCTGGCCTGTCGTCTGAAGAAGTAGAAACTCTTGTTACGTTTCCAATTGAAACAGCAATTCTGGGAGCCAATGGAGTCGAAGATGTTCGCAGTCAGTCCGGTCAGGGTATGAACGTCATCTACGTCGAATTCAGTTGGGAAACCGAACCTCGATACGCTCGGCAAATTGTTTCAGAGCGTCTGGCAAATGTACCGATGCCACCGGGTATCCGCCCGATAATGACCCCCCAGGCATCCATTATGGGACAGATTCTTCACATCGGGATTCATCGCAGACAAGGACCACAAGGTGGAGATTTAACGCAAGTTGGACAAACACCATTTCTGGCAGAACGTACTGAAAGCGATGGTAAGGCTGTGCTAACTGTCTGGGATCCGGTGAGCCGAAACGATCTCAGTTTGTGGAAGAAAGTCGAAGTCGAGAATCCCCTATGGAATCAGGCAAGCCCGAAGCGAAACGTGACCT
This window encodes:
- a CDS encoding DUF1559 domain-containing protein, yielding MPFKKQKMKRKGFTIIELLVVIAVISVLIALLLPAVQQAREAARRAACKNNMRQIGLAFHNYESTHRVFPPGYIHKPGPAGSAAAIANHAGLAWGSMILPQLEQASLYQQFDSHVPVWDAVNLVPREQHLPIFLCPSDPYSAGAYVVRDDSVTPIEQYAAASYAANWGPSNATVNLDDTPLQSRGVFYRNSSTRVRDIADGLSNTLALGERTNGPLPTSNPSAGGHSAFENAWSAAVREITDYADDHGHMVLFETQFRPNQIDGDDKGLSAPHEGICHFVLCDGSVRAISENIDASIYNGLGTRAGSEVIGEY
- a CDS encoding permease gives rise to the protein MKHWFLIADGPGYTGFLTDFNTTFWSGALRVAEAMVAAAPFLVAGVFAAGILRGMVGADRTRKILGVGHWTGPFRAWALGILLPICSLGALPVARELRRAGVPSGTVLSFVLVAPVLNPVSIIYGLSHITPIMLVYFGVGTFVVSVGIGLIWNRVIADNQDVEPEQIERAPRDSVNRLLVVGDTAARGLVGPVFIDYGLALLAVGFLGAFLPHGILQTGLTRDNALAPIIMGLVAIPVYVTPTEVMMHFGHIVQDGYSLGAAFALILLGAGANVGVANWLRRDYGLKPLMLFVSLLIGSTLVIGITADRTLIHGNATTTDHTHAFDPFTRLANVESAQANLVWVIKKVSKTIRTDEAYGLGLLLIIIFAGLILKISGKRLSVEHLLEDQQDESEESNELTNPKWDPALTPAQLVVAGACCVISLAIVGLYLFYPSSDSLFDDMNTIRTYVYDSVKQEDVTETKRRLNQWRTHAGKLSTSVLIRTGSVSAKRRECVDEVLYSLDTLENHVASGKFQEAKSLLVYVDKVYRQCRSEFKNNP
- a CDS encoding AAA family ATPase produces the protein MSAMMSTDSQTNLDQEFGCINRLRETLNHALKGKAEVVDHVIVCLLARGHLLIEDRPGLGKTMLAKALASSIGGKFARVQCTPDLLPSDITGFNIFNQKTHEFEFRTGPVFSDVMLADEINRATPRTQSALLEAMAERQVTVDAVRYELAQNYFVIATQNPIDQHGTYPLPEAQLDRFSMKLSIGYPGETDELKMLENAIDDKSESDSDCEPLFEESQLFRIQKQVASLPVISSVQKYLIKLGQATRNHPEISLGLSPRGLLMWQRIAQARAFLNQRQYVIPDDFIETAVPVLDVRLGVDHEDSIPVIEGIMESTSVPKYEVPAQ
- a CDS encoding transglutaminase-like domain-containing protein, which gives rise to MRHNENTALSSPVLHITTIVMVLIAALALSISDAEGRYSRIWIAVNFGIELSVVVLGMRYFVRLAREMKNDAYISPLLLAVMLLSLLWEPVKRAVWGEGRPFELIMMFSVKNTLLVMAAAGCWKRYQKIAIWGSLFLIIFSATTNSSRDIIVLIGLELIVGFFWLFYSYWNSIRAYLIPTLEKHQWRKHGVLSCLALVLLLILFMSGNNPIVHAFKGIMPSSGGEGYKDQYARDGLGDGDLLVAGKYDIRSFAPVENAPFISSDEPSLYDIMFDQYKDDGEMAKNVDRAISLRMQDQNIEERELPESENINRHFSTAREQKPEETKSNEGLKSDALLHVSGRTPLHLRMETYDIFDGVKWHSEPLTRNLKGGFELKERFEKPWIIVSTNISSLFQECPNELHVITNNHLRSNQLPAPLHLKEIHIDYLDQPDMFGWHQDSIVKLDRKEMPRLVPIRIISHFPDADLVEYRDVKHGNVNHHKQHLALPEIPVIKKVKKLAENIVAGVEDDWDKIRKIEQYHREHFQHDRTITFNDESKLPLEEFLFEEKAGPDYMMSTSTALMLRSLGYSTRVVSGFYASPDDYDLASDHTPVHSDDVHFWVEVRVGLGASSWFTVEPTQGYEILGPSPTIYEKFYDAFVGGLLWFWKHLYLCLALIASGSILYHFRFVFTDILLTRWFYVFEPRDIRKLVLRTLWLIELRMRWTGYRRPESTTINRWFQQTSEHITASSQSLNELSSYANWATYCPDASKNISEEELNHIKHCCFQVIQEARWKKT
- a CDS encoding DUF58 domain-containing protein, yielding MKNPFWCLAISVLTALICGILVNTAILYIAGAILLVVLTGVVWPWISMSGIVAEVAFNKRRVRCGESVGARLIVKNRWPWPAWGVYLRHRFSEQSGHLCEVAIEYIPGWKVSEFKWSFTPRKRGVYSTQTAFLETAFPFGLYRKKRELSVESKLIVWPEVQTLTSMPEIREVNSSEDRFASNRVGDFGDVTGTREFRIGDSLRRVHWAQTARQGQMIVTERQAASVCALRVIPDLNPSSYGTKAEHRAALEAVLRITASICESLHQQHAWVECLVGDKLFRCENDSYELRKLFDALAHVPVEGVQDSALHHKVSSLSQIVVTTSRGYEKHLSFRHAQHNQRIIVVHDNFEQEMEAASSCQCEPWLKLNDPEESRNKEFVDRWKKACYAT
- a CDS encoding efflux RND transporter periplasmic adaptor subunit, whose amino-acid sequence is MKKLLQAVKPILTIAFVVVLIATGYFTRDHWLPLLQQNRTARSDNVSATKTKPGDTKSSASEQIILSDQAIANLGLKVRSIQPETYWKTLQVPGMVIDRPGHSDRGIISPVDGVVEKMNYFPGDTVRPGDVLYTIRILSESLQQTQTKLFKDMQETKLVESKKKRLESAKGAIPGSRIIEVANEITRLKVAIKGYQQELLNREFTQKQLKEIAAGNFVKELNIRVPSQTNESRPMGTSAVMQATGKDVKPESSPIFEVQESKVDLGQQVKTGQMLCLLANHQLLSIEGRAFRDEIPLLERSIKAGWPTKVDFQENVSADWPPINQDFLIQHLANVIDPIKRTFAFRMPLENQFRVVKQNGRPQVLWRFRPGQKVRILIRTEKLENVFVLPTDAVARDNAEAFVFLQNVNTFQRKAVRVLERDRRYTVVANDGSLIPGSFVVQSSAEQLNRMLKSSSGNDLPEGYHIHADGSLHKNEDEGK